CTCATCAATATTGCTATAACGATCGCTTCGCTTGAAAGCACAACAACGCTTGATTACCTCACTATAAGCTAACGTCAAACCCATCACTTTCATAATAGTACCGAGCGAATAGATGTCGGCTGTAGCGTCTGCAGGCAACGTCTCGTCCTTCATCTCAGGTGCCATAAAGCGCGTTGTTTCAGCTGTTGGCTTAACATCTTCAGGTGAAAGAACACTGAAATCAATGAGTTTTACATAATCACCCTGTGTTGTAACAAGCACATTTGAGGGCTTCAAATTACGATGAATAACCCCTTGCTGATGTGCATAACGCAGTGCATCAGCAATCTGATTGATGATAGCAATCTTCTCCTCGTCAGTATGATTTTCCTTGAGATAAGCCTGTAAAGTACGTCCTTCAACATACTCTTCCTCTATACAAAGTCCGTAACCATCAACCTCAACCAACCCTTGATAGCGTACAATACCAGAGTGATTGAGTCGTTGGCACTGTTTAAACTCACGCTTCAATGCATTACGAAGCAACACACGCTCACGGTATTCTTCCTTTAGAGTCTTCAATACGACTGTCTGGTCGCCCTTGCGACACTTCACAATCATACAATATCCCTGTGATGGAATAACTTTATATTCAGTATAACTGGCCTTTACTGGAGCATCGGCAGTCTGTGCCTGTTCGTTAGTGGAAAGTTTGTTCTCGCTCATTGATATTCGTAGGTTTTAATTGTCTTTACGTCTTTTGTGTACAAAAGTAGTAAAAAAAAACGAGATAAGACAGATATTCAAGGGTAAAAGAGTAAAAAGGTAAAATGCTGAAGCATAGCTTTGAAAGGGAAAAAGAGTAAAAGAAGAATAAGAGGAAAAGCATTAACCCTATTACTTTCGATACTTTATTCTCGTGTCACGATGGCTACAAGCCGTTCTACCCCACTTCAAAATGTCTTCTTTATAGGCAACAAAGCATGTCTTATTATATGCTTAACATTTTTCTTACAGCGACAAAACATGTACTTTCAGAACTACTTTCACAAAGAAAATAGGTTCCTACGTTAAATAAATAGATTGAAATAGAATAAAGACTTATATACTTGTATGGGATGATTATCCTAAATTAGATGGTCTTACAAAGAGGGATAAAATACAAAAAAAGATGCGAATTGATATGATTTCTATCCGCCTTCTACAAACAGCATACTTCCACACTGCCGACACTTGTAAATAATTTTCCGACAATTCAAAATCAAGACATGCTCTTTTAGCTTCTAAAAGACGCCTAATTAACTTGCAAAAGGTGCCTTTTTGAAGGCTAACTAACGCCCTTTTGAAGTCCATTTAAGCACCTTTTATTTTACTACTTGGTAACTAATTGATTCTCTGTTGATTGCAAACTTTATTTTTATATGTGTTTTTTTCGTTATTTATAGAGGTTTTACTCGACACAATGTAATTATTTTTCAAATCATTATCTATTAAATTAGCTGTTATTTATCGCTACAAATAACAAGTCTACTCATCAACTTCTAAACTCGTAAACTATCGATCTGTGACTACTGATTAAACGAATTACGTTGCAATAAGGATTCGAGTAATTAGCGTAATTCGTAGTCAGTGAAAGTAAAATCATAAAGTTCAAAGGTCAAACCTCAAAGGTCAAAGGATATAAAAGAGGTTCAAATCATAAAGTATCGCATACTAACTTAACTGGGGCATATAAACAAAAATCCCATAACTCATATATCAGAGCTATGGGATTTCCTATTCTAAATAAGCTTGGTAGTATTCTATCGGACCACTACCAGTTGCTTATGATTAATCAGCAAACTTTGCCTTGATGAACTCACGGTTCAAACGAGCGATGTTAGCAATCTTCTCGTTCTTAGGACAAACAGCCTCGCAAGCACGTGTGTTAGTACAGTTACCGAAGCCAACCTCATCCATCTTAGCAACCATTGCCTTAGCACGCTTAGCAGCCTCAGGCTTACCCTGTGGCAAGAGAGCCAACTGGCTAACCTTAGATGAAACGAAGAGCATTGCAGAACCATTCTTACATGCAGCTACACAAGCACCACAACCGATACATGTTGCACAGTCCATAGCCTCATCAGCATTGTCCTTAGAGATAAGAATAGCGTTAGCATCTTGTGCCTGACCGGTACGGATTGTTGTGTAACCACCAGCCTGAATAATCTTATCGAATGCTGTACGATCCACCATACAGTCCTTGATTACTGGGAAACCAGCTGAACGCCATGGCTCAACAGTGATAACATCACCATCGTTGAAACGGCGCATATAAAGCTGACAGGTTGTTGCACCACGCTCAGTCTTACCATGTGGAGTACCGTTAATATAGAGTGAACACATACCGCAAATACCCTCGCGGCAGTCATGGTCGAAGACGAATGGTTCATCACCAGCAGCAATCAACTCCTCATTAAGGATGTCAAGCATCTCAAGGAATGAGGTGTCATCTGGGATATTCTTCATCTCATGTGTATCGAAATGACCCTGATCCTGTGGACCGTTCTGCTTCCAATACTTAATTGTGAATGATATATTCTTTGCCATTGTGTTATGTTTTAGTTGACAAGTAAACAAGTTGTGAAGTAAACAAGTTATTTGTTCAGAGTCTTAATCAAAGACGTTAGCATCCTAATTATGCCTTGGGTCTTATCGCATAGTTGCTGTGCAAGTTCTGTCGAGATATACCCTAAGTCTTTCGATAGAATCAATTGAGTTTCTAACTCACACGCAGAACCTAATGATATACTGAGAAATCTCTCAGTCTCACGAGTGTGGATTCTGCCATAGCCTTCTGCTATGTTCGAGGGAATTGATACAACGGCTCTACGCATTTGGGAAGCTAATCCAAATAGTTCTTCCCGTGGATATGTCTTTGTAGCTTTGTATACTTCTAGGACAAGTTCCATTGCTTTCTGCCATACAATCAAATCCTTGTGAGTATTCATCGACCTTGTTTGTATTACATCTTGTATATTGTCTGTATTATACTAATAGAATATGTTTAAGGCAGAACAAGCTAACAACTTGTCAACCTGTTCTCCCGTCAACTCGTCAACTAGTTTTTATAATTACGTGTTTGTACCTTGATTGCCTCATACTCGAGAGGTTCCTTGATAAGCTCTGGAGTCTTGGTGTCATCACCCTGATACTCCCAGCAGCCAACATAGAAGAAGTTCTCGTCGTCACGCTTAGCCTCACCTTCCTCAGTCTGGTGCTCCTCACGGAAGTGACCACCACAACTCTCCTCACGATGCAATGCATCATAAGCTACGAGCTCACCCATAAGGATGAAGTCACGGAGGTGAATTGCCTTGTCAAGCTCAACATTCAAGCCGTCCTGCTTACCAGGAATAAAGAGGTTAGAGTTGAACTCCTCACGAAGAGCCTTCAACTGCTTAAGACCTTCCTCAAGACCTTCCTTGGTACGACCCATACCTACATACTCCCACATGATATGACCAAGCTCCTTGTGGAGAGAGTCAACAGAACGCTTACCCTGGATACCCATCAAACGATCTGTCTCAGCCATAACAGCCTTCTCAGCCTCAACAAACTCAGGACGGTCAGTTGGAACCTTGCCCCAGAGTGCCTGATCAGCGAGATAGTTCTGGATAGTATATGGCAATACGAAGTAACCATCAGCAAGACCCTGCATCAAAGCAGAAGCACCAAGACGGTTAGCACCATGGTCAGAGAAGTTACACTCACCAATCGCAAACAGACCAGGAACGGTTGTCATCAGCTCATAGTCAACCCAGATACCACCCATTGTGTAGTGGATAGCAGGGAAGATCATCATTGGATTATAGTACTTCACGCCGTTAATCTCATTAGCGAGTTCGCCTGGATTAACGTCTGTAATCTCCTCATACATATCGAAGAGGTTACCATAACGCTGAAGAATTGTATCGATACCAAGGCGGTTGATAGACTCAGAGAAGTCGAGGAACACAGCAAGACCAGTGTTATTAACACCGAATCCGTGGTCGCAACGCTCCTTAGCAGCACGTGAAGCCACGTCACGAGGTACAAGGTTACCGAATGCTGGGTAACGACGCTCCAAGTAATAGTCACGATCTTCCTCTGGAATATCAGATCCCTTCTTCGTACCAGCCTGCAATGCCTTTGCATCTTCGAGCTTCTTAGGAACCCAGATACGGCCATCATTACGCAGAGATTCTGACATAAGCGTCAGCTTAGACTGCTTGTCACCGTGTACAGGGATACAAGTTGGATGAATCTGAACGTAAGATGGGTTAGCCATATAAGCACCCTTACGGTAGCACTGGATAGCTGCTGTACAGTTACAACCCATAGCATTGGTTGAAAGGAAGTATGCGTTACCATAACCACCAGTAGCGATAACAACAGCATTAGCTGTGAAACGCTCCAGTTTACCAGTCACAAGGTTCTTAGCAATGATACCACGAGCGTGACCGTCAACGATAACTACGTCCTCCATCTCATAACGAGTATAGAGCTTTACCTTACCTGTAGCAACCTGTGCACTCAATGAAGAGTAAGCACCAAGCAACAACTGCTGACCGGTCTGACCCTTTGCATAGAAAGTACGGCTTACCTGTGCACCACCGAAAGAACGGTTAGCAAGCATACCACCATACTCACGTGCGAATGGAACTCCTTGTGCAACGCACTGGTCGATGATGTCGTTTGACACCTCAGCAAGACGATAAACGTTAGCTTCACGAGCACGATAGTCACCACCCTTTACTGTATCGTAGAACAGACGGTAAACTGAGTCACCATCATTCTGATAGTTCTTTGCAGCATTGATACCACCCTGTGCAGCAATAGAGTGCGCACGACGTGGTGAGTCTTGGATGCAGAAGTTATATACGTTGAAGCCCATCTCACCGAGAGAAGCGGCAGCACTGGCACCAGCCAGACCTGTACCAACAACGATAACATCCAGTTTCAGTTTATTCTTTGGGTTAACCAAACGCTGATGAGCCTTATAGTTGGTCCATTTCTCAGCTACTGGTCCTTCTGGTATTCTGGAATTTAATGTCTTAGTCATGATTGTTTTGAATTAAATTTTCAACTTAGATACTTAAATTATGCAGCACAGCAAAGGCTTGGTGCACAATGGAAAGCAAATGCAAGCACTACAATGAGGAAGCCAAGCATCAACAGCGTAACATAGATATTACCAATGGTCTTCCAACGGTTGAACCATACTTTACCGTTGACACCCACTGTCTGCATAGCACTCCAGAAACCGTGAGAGAGGTGGAACCACAATGCTGCAATCCAAATAACATAGAGAACTACGTAAACAGGATTAGCAAATGTTACCTGGATGTACTCAAAACCATGACTTGGTGGAATCTGAACATGCATACCTGTAAGCTCTGCAAACATCATGTTGTACCAGAAGTTAAAGAGGTGAAGTCCAATACCGAGCAACACGATAAGACCGAGAACAAGCATGTTCTGGCTTGCCCACTCTACAGTTGCAGGCTTCTCTGTAACAGCATAACGATTGTCACCACGTGCACGGCGGTTCTGCGCTGTAAGAATGAACGCATAAACGATGTGACAAACTGCCAATGCGCCAAGACCAGCAGTAGCTACTACTGCATACCAGTTGGCACCCAACAGCTCACAAATCATGTTGTAAGCCTTTCCAGAGAAGAGCGCAACAAGATTCATACAGCAGTGGAACGTCATGAATAGGATCAGGGCCATGCCAGTAACTGACATAATCACCTTTCTACCAATAGATGAATTGATTAACCACATAAATGTTTTGATTTTAAATATTTAAATTATTAGAATTATTATTCCTAAATGAATGTAGCGAGAAGACTGTATTCAGCCTCCCTCTCATAATTATTGTTCATTAAATTAGATACCAAGATGTTGGTATGAGTACATACGTAATGCGTTGCAAAAATACTATATTTTAATGATTTATCAAAGTATTTTAAACAAAATGTATAGTATTTAGACTTAAAATAAGGAGGCTTTCCCTATCCTAACAAATGAGGATAGTTTTAGAAGACACACAAACCTCGAAATTTAAACAAGAACTTTCGGAGTTGTATCATAATTTTAAGTCATCAGTGAAGTGGCAAAAAAGATGAATACAGCTTGGTAAACCATTCTCATATTAGTGAACTATTAGCATATTACTATATGTTATTAAGACCCTTTCTTCCCGCCCTGAGCCGATGTGTTAGTACTCAGCACATGCCGTGCGATTGGTAAGCACCAATAGTGCGGAGCGTTAGCACCAATAGTGCGGAAGGATAAATATCTTGCTGTATGTTACAGAAGTGGAGACAACTTGTTGTTAGAAAGTACCGAAAACGAAGTCAACCTATCTAAAACCTATCCAACGTTTGTTTATTTAAAAACTATTATCTACATTTGCAGCAATATCGATGTTACTTTACAAGAACTGCAACAAAACAGCTACTATTCGCAAACAAAGGTAACGAAAAACATTTATTGAATTCAAACATTCACAGAATTCTAATGAATGAATGTATCAACATTAAAGAATTAAGCAATGAAAAAGACTATTTTAATCTTATTACTTGTATTGTCCTGCATAGCTACCAACGCACAAGATAACAACTTGGATTACATGAGCAGACCAGCTTTTTTGAATTCAATGTTTAACAAATGTGGGTCCAAAAAGCGTCTACCTATGGATGCTTATGCCAACCTCCATATCGTTGTGGGTAAGACAATAGTCGTCAAGGGTAAAGCCTCAGAAGCATACTTCACTATTGAACCTGACGAAGATGATGTGTGCGACAAATCCTACAAGGTTTACAACGCTCATTTTAACGACGTAAGCGTACAATACAGTACCTATGCTTATGCTGACGTATTATATCTGACTATCAATAAAGAAGATTATCATATAAACGATTATGATGGTGCCTGTGATTCACATATCAAAAACTTAAGGCATCAATATAAGAAGACTAAGACCGGAGAAATCCTAACGTTAACTTGCACCAAAGACATTCCTTTGTTTAGTGACAACTCCAATCGCAGGGTTACCTTGAAGAAAGGTTCAGTGTTAACCTTTAACGTAAAGAAATAAATTCGGACTTAACCACCTAATTTCTCTGCTTATCACTCATTCGAACATATTACAAACAAATAGGGACAGACGCCATCATCTGTCCCTGTTGTTATTTATTTGTTGTCTTTCAACAAGCAACTTTTAAACTCATCTTGACTGTCAATGCCTTTTCGTTCTTACCTTGGGAATAAGTAGAGAAGTAAATATTTTAAAAGGCACAAGAACTACTATATCATTACCTTACAACAATTTTCCTATTTTTTTCACCCATATTTACTTTCTTTTTAAATGAAAACAACTATCTTTGCAAGGAACAAATAACTTTTTAATTATAAAACACAAGATTCAAAGTATGAGTAAACCTATCTATTTCTTACCTTGGGCTATGAGAATGGTTATTATATTATGCTTGGTAATAACTCATATCCAACAAGACAGCCTCGTTTACATACTATCTGCTTTTACCCTTATATTGATTATTTTCTGTATCTGGGGATGTTCGAAAAGTAAGACACAGGAAATTTTAAAAGCATTGACTGGTAATAGAACACAAAACATCTTTGATATCGTGATGTCTGCACTCGTCATAATAATAGGCTTGTACAGTAAAGACACTACTACGGTTATAGAAGGTGGTGCACTATTAACAATATCGGTAATCAATATTATATCGCCAATCAAAGACCAAAAGTCATAACGTAAAACGAGAGGATATAAAAAGTAATTCCACTTTTATACCCTCTCGTTATTTTAATACTTGTATTACTTCATACAGTAATCTAATTCCTCAACACCTTACTTCTTTGGAATAATCTCGAACACTTCTGCCTTACCAATCAACTCCATACGCGTTACTTTCTTTGCCACATCAACTGTGAAGAAAGGCTCATTAGAAGTGAATTCAGCCTTCAACTTGTTACGCTTATCATACTGACAAATACGAACAGAACCACCCTCTGGCAATGAAAGCATGAAAGTGTAAGAAGTCATACCACTTGGTACCTCGAACGAAACAGCACCTGTATTCTTGAAAGATGTACCAGGCTGATGATCGAACGCAAGAAGAACATCGCTTGATCCAGCCTTAGAATTCTCAAACTCAAGCGAAGCTGCACCAGCAGGTACCACTACGAACGAACGAATAGAAGCCCAGTTCTTACGGTCTGAGTCAAGACGACGCAAGCGAATATAACGTGCTTGCACCGGATCGCCCTGCCAAAGGATGTCATACTGGTTCTTCATATCGCCCAACAGGGTATTCCATGTCTTGCCGTCAACAGAATACTCAAGTGCTGCATGGTCATAGAAGTCGCAATCATCAGTAGAGTTACGACCCTGAAGGATATGTACCTCACGTACTGCCATTGGTTCAGGGAGGGCTACACCCATCCAGTCACCAGCCTTCTGTGCCTCACCAGAGGTGTAATGTGTTATGCTATCGCCATCGAACATCAAACCAGCTTGAGTAGTTTTAAGATTCTTATAAGAACCGATACCACGTAGTGTGAATGCCTTTTCGCCTGAAAGCTTCTCATAGAAGGCATCACCAAGATCGTCCATAGCGAAGTCGTAGAATGGCTGCAACTTCATAGTACCCGACTTATGAGCCTCGTAAGCTTTCTTATCTTCTGCAGACATACGGCTCTTAACATACTTACTCCAGAACTTCAAATTGTCACCACTACGATAGAGGTCCATTAATTCGATAGCATTCTTACCACGTTCGCCTAACTTAGCAAACTCAGTCAGCCAAGGTTTTAGCTCCTTTATCAAGAGATTATCAGTGCAACCAGCCTCAATCTCAGCAGGTGCTTTAGCCACACGTTCGAACTCCTGATAGAGTTTATCACGCTTTTCCTTGGTGTAATCAGCTAAACGGAAGGTCTCAGTTTCCCAAGATTCGTCACGACGATAGCCTGTCTCCGTATCGGCAGAATGGATAGCGAAGGTGCGGTAAGCCTCCTTTGCACGTGGCATCATCACTTCCAAACCACGCTCCCAACTATCAATTGGGTTATAATCAGCTGGATTCCATGTGTAATCAGCTACACTGTAGAGAGAGAGTTTTGAAGCTTCTCCATGCTCCATAGGGTTGCTGACGAGTCCACACATATCCTTATCCGTGAGTGATGTATCTAATCCATAAACAGGACCCTGCAATACAAGGTTGCGAACATAGTCTGTTACGGCATAGTTCCACCAGAAGAAAGCAGGACGCTTGATGCGACTATCCACCCAATCGAGTGTACTCTTTGTCACATCGCTACAAACAACATCGCCTGTCCAGAACACTCGTACAGATGGGTCGAGGGTCTTACCATAGATGCTCAAAGGTCCATTCTCATCTGCCTTTGCCCACAACTTAGAATAGTCTGTAGGACAAATAATCAGCGGAGCAACGTCGCCCTTCGCCTTTACAAACTCCTTTGTCAAACGATTCAACAACTCAACTTGTCGGTTAGGGTTGGTTCCCTCGCCTGAAATATCATCAAAGAAGATAGCAAATGACTTCACACCAGCTTGATACATGAGGTCAAGTTTGTGCACAAGGTTCTGATAATCTTCCTCGTTCCACTTGATATCCTTGCCCGGATGAATAGCCCAAACGAAGTCTACACGGTTCTTTTTGCAGGCTGCAACAAGTTCCTTGATGTCCTTCATCTCATTCTCTGGATAAGGCAGACGCCAGTTAGGAGAACTGTGATAAGGGTCGTCCTTTGGTCCATAAATATAAGTATTCATCTTGTACTTACCGTAGAAGTCAATCAATGACAGGCGTACTGCGTGCGACCATGGTGTACCATAGAAACCCTCAACAACACCACGATAGGCAAATACTGGTGCATCATTGATTTCCAAACAAGGTAGTTTCTTACCGCCTTCTACGGATGGGTTCTCCATAATTTGGCGCAAAGTCTGTATGCCATAGAATACTCCTAAGTCATTAGAAGCCTGAAGTGTGATTCCCTTCTTAGTAATTTTCAATGTGTAAGCACCGTCAGTAGTAGCACCACTCTGACCGTTCTTATCCATAACCACTGGTATCTTTACTAATTGTATCTTCATAGGAAGACCCTTATCAGCACGAGAAAGGAAGTTAAGGTCAGTCCAATAGTCCCAACTCTGTTTACGAGCAGGCTGCGGTTGGTCAAGTTTAACACCACCACTGATGTCTACTGTTCCCTCACCTGTCAGCTTTACGTAACGTGGTGTAGGATTAATAACGAGTCCCTGATGGTCAATCTTCTTACCAGGAACAGGATTAACTAACTGCACTTCCGAACGTTGACTGCCTAAGTCGAAGTCATTATCCTGTGCATGGGTTGCCGTTAGGGCACAGAGACCCAAAGCGAAAGTCACTAAAAACTTCTTTTGTTTCATGTAGGTTTATTAATGTTTAGATTCCTGCCTGCCTTTACCTATCGAACAAGCATATATTAATGTTATTACGTAATATATTTGATTTATGCTACAAAGATAAGGAATTAATTGGAATTAGAGCCAGAATAACAATAACATAATTGCTTTAAGCAAGGAAACAAACCCTTAGAACAGCATCAACAGAGTCCTAAAGACAAAGTAACATACGAACCTACACACCTAGTAACATATCTCTTTAGAAACAAAATAACAACGAGTACCTAACAGCAGACATCTAGCAAGTCGTTTCAAAGCATACGAACAACTCTCTTCTAATTAGTCCTCATTAGACACTTCCCCCTTGGCTTGGAAAGGCTTTTCCTATCCTGCTGCTGGTCCTCCTTCTTTCGGTTCGGGATCAGGGGATGGACTTTTCTCTTTCTGTTTCCTCCTCGCAGGGTTATCCACATCCACCTGAATATCCTTCAATGCCTTACGGACTGGCTCCTTCCATGCCACTACAATATGCGGTTTTTTCAACGACTCGGCACAAACATCCTTCTCGTTAGTTTCCATCTTCGAGTTAATAACCGTGCGGAACGAGAAGATGTCGCCAAGGTCTAACGAACCACCCAATGAAACCACCTCTTTAGTGATATTCTTCAACGTGATAAGCACATTACGCACATCGCCCTCACTCAATGAAGTCTCGCGGACAATGCGCTCAACCAGCCATGCAGCGCTAAACTTACTCGGTGCTTTTGGTACTGCGCTATACGCTTTCTGTCCTTTACGAGGACCAACTCGGAGAACATTCTCCTTTACTTTAAAAAAGATCATAAATTTAAAGTTTTTAGGTTTATAAATATGGGGCGCAACGCATTCATTACGCCCCGTTGATTAACACGATATTGTCTTTTCTTTTTCGCCTTACGGCTAATCCCCTTAAAGCCTTTATAATCAAAGACTTTCATCTTATAGTTACCGTCCAGTCATACTTTAACTTAAACTCCTCGAGGACTTTAACTTAAAACTGTCGAGGACTTTAACTTAAAGTACAAAAGGACTTCAACTTAAACATTCTAAGACGCACTTCTAATAAAAGATAAACGGTCTCACCTTGGCTGTTTCCGTCTTAGACTTTAAGCCTAAGTGGAACTTACCATCGCTGGAGATGGTAATTGTCGCCATCTTATATTCAGTTCCGTCCTTACATTCCGCATTTATCCAATATGTACCCGATGGAGGAGTACCGCCCACTTTTGTGAATGCATCGTTGAAGCGTGTCATATCCATTGCTGGGAAGTTTACAGAAGATGGGGCTGGTGTAAAGCCTATCGCAGCAGCACCAGAGGGACTCAAGAAGTTGTATTGGTAACCACTTAATAAGTATGAGAAATAGGCTTTCCCATCATCCAGCATTCTCCCTAGACATTTACCCATATCAAGGAAAGTATAAAGTTGAGGAATACGCCAATTCGGACTAGAAGGAATATAGTCACGTGCAGCCTGTATGGCTGTGTTCAGTGTATTAACATTTCCATAAACTCCAGAAGAGAAAAACTCAGAATAGCTTGTAGCGGGATTGGATGATTCGCGAGAAATAGAATTATTCCATTGAATCTGCTCAAGACCTCCCTCGTTAACATCATGTAGTGCAACAGAAAGATGCTTGGATGTATCGAAAACTACCGCTATAGGTATCTTTCCTGAATTTTTATTAAGAGGACCTACACTACCATCACTGTACATATATATGTTAGTGAGGTACAACCGTATCATTATAGTATACATTTTATTAGCTTCTACCTGCTTATGTTCTGGTATCGTAATGGACTTACCAACTAGATTACATCCATAAACTTCACCATAGGTAAAGGTCAATTTCAGATTGGAGCAATCAGTCGTAGGAAGCCAATAATCACTCATTAAGCTATTACCGCCAAGATATAACGGATTACCTGGTGTAGAATATGCAACTGGACTACCTGCCTTTGCTTCACCAGATTCAGATATCTTTCCCATTGACGGATAGGAATAAGTATCTGTAGAAATATCATAAGTTAATGTTTCTGG
The Prevotella melaninogenica DNA segment above includes these coding regions:
- a CDS encoding DNA-binding protein codes for the protein MIFFKVKENVLRVGPRKGQKAYSAVPKAPSKFSAAWLVERIVRETSLSEGDVRNVLITLKNITKEVVSLGGSLDLGDIFSFRTVINSKMETNEKDVCAESLKKPHIVVAWKEPVRKALKDIQVDVDNPARRKQKEKSPSPDPEPKEGGPAAG
- a CDS encoding serine/threonine protein kinase; the encoded protein is MSENKLSTNEQAQTADAPVKASYTEYKVIPSQGYCMIVKCRKGDQTVVLKTLKEEYRERVLLRNALKREFKQCQRLNHSGIVRYQGLVEVDGYGLCIEEEYVEGRTLQAYLKENHTDEEKIAIINQIADALRYAHQQGVIHRNLKPSNVLVTTQGDYVKLIDFSVLSPEDVKPTAETTRFMAPEMKDETLPADATADIYSLGTIMKVMGLTLAYSEVIKRCCAFKRSDRYSNIDELFADLNNEGSSFSMPKIGKGTVVLGLIIAVVIGVGALLYNYGGALIDQVGKIDVSSVFSSDAETAPEDTVKVNTAEQSDSLSTEAEAPATGKLAFMNRMKPALYKDLDNIFEKNSADKAKLSKAIKTYYRGLIQANDTLDNEQRAEVDRVFGDYVKQKKAALN
- a CDS encoding four helix bundle protein, producing the protein MNTHKDLIVWQKAMELVLEVYKATKTYPREELFGLASQMRRAVVSIPSNIAEGYGRIHTRETERFLSISLGSACELETQLILSKDLGYISTELAQQLCDKTQGIIRMLTSLIKTLNK
- a CDS encoding beta-N-acetylglucosaminidase domain-containing protein, which encodes MKQKKFLVTFALGLCALTATHAQDNDFDLGSQRSEVQLVNPVPGKKIDHQGLVINPTPRYVKLTGEGTVDISGGVKLDQPQPARKQSWDYWTDLNFLSRADKGLPMKIQLVKIPVVMDKNGQSGATTDGAYTLKITKKGITLQASNDLGVFYGIQTLRQIMENPSVEGGKKLPCLEINDAPVFAYRGVVEGFYGTPWSHAVRLSLIDFYGKYKMNTYIYGPKDDPYHSSPNWRLPYPENEMKDIKELVAACKKNRVDFVWAIHPGKDIKWNEEDYQNLVHKLDLMYQAGVKSFAIFFDDISGEGTNPNRQVELLNRLTKEFVKAKGDVAPLIICPTDYSKLWAKADENGPLSIYGKTLDPSVRVFWTGDVVCSDVTKSTLDWVDSRIKRPAFFWWNYAVTDYVRNLVLQGPVYGLDTSLTDKDMCGLVSNPMEHGEASKLSLYSVADYTWNPADYNPIDSWERGLEVMMPRAKEAYRTFAIHSADTETGYRRDESWETETFRLADYTKEKRDKLYQEFERVAKAPAEIEAGCTDNLLIKELKPWLTEFAKLGERGKNAIELMDLYRSGDNLKFWSKYVKSRMSAEDKKAYEAHKSGTMKLQPFYDFAMDDLGDAFYEKLSGEKAFTLRGIGSYKNLKTTQAGLMFDGDSITHYTSGEAQKAGDWMGVALPEPMAVREVHILQGRNSTDDCDFYDHAALEYSVDGKTWNTLLGDMKNQYDILWQGDPVQARYIRLRRLDSDRKNWASIRSFVVVPAGAASLEFENSKAGSSDVLLAFDHQPGTSFKNTGAVSFEVPSGMTSYTFMLSLPEGGSVRICQYDKRNKLKAEFTSNEPFFTVDVAKKVTRMELIGKAEVFEIIPKK
- a CDS encoding fumarate reductase/succinate dehydrogenase flavoprotein subunit codes for the protein MTKTLNSRIPEGPVAEKWTNYKAHQRLVNPKNKLKLDVIVVGTGLAGASAAASLGEMGFNVYNFCIQDSPRRAHSIAAQGGINAAKNYQNDGDSVYRLFYDTVKGGDYRAREANVYRLAEVSNDIIDQCVAQGVPFAREYGGMLANRSFGGAQVSRTFYAKGQTGQQLLLGAYSSLSAQVATGKVKLYTRYEMEDVVIVDGHARGIIAKNLVTGKLERFTANAVVIATGGYGNAYFLSTNAMGCNCTAAIQCYRKGAYMANPSYVQIHPTCIPVHGDKQSKLTLMSESLRNDGRIWVPKKLEDAKALQAGTKKGSDIPEEDRDYYLERRYPAFGNLVPRDVASRAAKERCDHGFGVNNTGLAVFLDFSESINRLGIDTILQRYGNLFDMYEEITDVNPGELANEINGVKYYNPMMIFPAIHYTMGGIWVDYELMTTVPGLFAIGECNFSDHGANRLGASALMQGLADGYFVLPYTIQNYLADQALWGKVPTDRPEFVEAEKAVMAETDRLMGIQGKRSVDSLHKELGHIMWEYVGMGRTKEGLEEGLKQLKALREEFNSNLFIPGKQDGLNVELDKAIHLRDFILMGELVAYDALHREESCGGHFREEHQTEEGEAKRDDENFFYVGCWEYQGDDTKTPELIKEPLEYEAIKVQTRNYKN
- a CDS encoding succinate dehydrogenase/fumarate reductase cytochrome b subunit — encoded protein: MWLINSSIGRKVIMSVTGMALILFMTFHCCMNLVALFSGKAYNMICELLGANWYAVVATAGLGALAVCHIVYAFILTAQNRRARGDNRYAVTEKPATVEWASQNMLVLGLIVLLGIGLHLFNFWYNMMFAELTGMHVQIPPSHGFEYIQVTFANPVYVVLYVIWIAALWFHLSHGFWSAMQTVGVNGKVWFNRWKTIGNIYVTLLMLGFLIVVLAFAFHCAPSLCCAA
- a CDS encoding succinate dehydrogenase/fumarate reductase iron-sulfur subunit; translation: MAKNISFTIKYWKQNGPQDQGHFDTHEMKNIPDDTSFLEMLDILNEELIAAGDEPFVFDHDCREGICGMCSLYINGTPHGKTERGATTCQLYMRRFNDGDVITVEPWRSAGFPVIKDCMVDRTAFDKIIQAGGYTTIRTGQAQDANAILISKDNADEAMDCATCIGCGACVAACKNGSAMLFVSSKVSQLALLPQGKPEAAKRAKAMVAKMDEVGFGNCTNTRACEAVCPKNEKIANIARLNREFIKAKFAD